In Fimbriiglobus ruber, a single genomic region encodes these proteins:
- a CDS encoding glycosyltransferase, whose amino-acid sequence MSSPRLTIGRGTHCAEPPGVLAYGDRSRITIGRYSSIAKGVQFIVDAEHDPRRVSTSMHPGYVSGTKGDITVGNDVWIGAFAIVLSGVTIGDGAVVGAAAVVAKDVPPYAVVVGNPARVVKHRFDPDMVAQLLAIRWWDWPEDRVKTAADLIWSDRVAEFVAQYRAGVPAENIPPLVPTSSLSGTGDTVAPHEPARPPAPAFSVVMPVYNGTRFLDRAINSLRRQTFAAWELLVVDDASTDASAARLDARAAADPRIRVFRHPDNRGPSAARNTALRAARGEWIAYLDCDDEFAPDHLAQAHGQLGDADVLMFRYDVVEERPGHPHFGRTTTHDPATGLHRIQVVGGDTIAVPLGVIHRKELLDRAGYFDESLGRFQGQSEDADLWRRFARVGARIIPVPAVSGRYHVRADSLARARPPAPATVHDDSPLGGVWVDDGPEVVSSPGLDPRVTRPRVMFASYHCYQDPTGEAALCARDLFTSLTARGWICEVFTGPALDDPSAPPIGFHLRGRPGVRTLLGTAGPLGFSLYSETIPGGLPVTVFASDPPAAARPPSTAEAKTFLAVLKDYLEKFRPDVVLTNGHDLASAGIATLARRAGAKVGFWLNDFTHPDPRSLGGYDAVIVPSEFSRVHHRALLGIDCVVLPPVIDPIRVTVDRTQGREHVTFVSPEPTKGVFWFARIADVLGRSRPDIPLQIVAGSSQEDWINVCGVNRNEVPSIRVMANAPNRQQFFHRSKLILMPSVVQESFGRVEVEAMLNGIPVIASDRGALPEVVGAGGKCIPIPTQSTADTRTLPTTAEVEKWVAVIIRLWDNPTEYSTASEAARKTAIRWHPDVVVPRWEKFLAHFPAVVQVRPL is encoded by the coding sequence ATGTCGAGCCCGCGCTTAACGATCGGCCGAGGCACCCACTGCGCCGAACCCCCGGGCGTTCTCGCCTACGGTGATCGGTCTCGGATCACTATCGGCCGGTACTCGTCGATCGCCAAAGGTGTCCAGTTTATCGTCGACGCCGAACACGATCCCCGCCGCGTCAGTACGTCCATGCACCCCGGGTACGTGTCGGGAACCAAGGGTGACATCACGGTCGGGAACGACGTGTGGATCGGGGCGTTCGCGATCGTCCTGTCCGGGGTGACGATCGGGGACGGGGCGGTGGTCGGGGCGGCCGCCGTGGTTGCCAAGGACGTGCCCCCGTACGCGGTGGTGGTCGGGAACCCGGCCCGGGTCGTGAAACACCGATTCGATCCGGACATGGTGGCCCAACTCCTGGCAATCCGGTGGTGGGACTGGCCGGAGGACCGGGTGAAGACGGCGGCCGACCTGATCTGGTCCGACCGCGTGGCCGAGTTCGTCGCCCAGTACCGGGCCGGCGTGCCGGCCGAGAACATCCCGCCCCTCGTCCCAACATCGTCGCTGAGCGGAACCGGTGACACGGTGGCACCTCATGAGCCGGCCCGGCCGCCCGCCCCAGCTTTCTCGGTCGTGATGCCCGTCTACAACGGTACCCGCTTCCTCGACCGGGCGATCAACTCCCTCCGACGGCAGACTTTCGCCGCCTGGGAACTCCTGGTCGTCGACGACGCCTCGACCGACGCCTCGGCCGCCCGACTGGATGCCCGGGCCGCCGCCGACCCGCGGATTCGGGTGTTCCGCCATCCGGACAATCGGGGCCCGTCCGCCGCTAGGAACACCGCCCTGCGGGCCGCCCGCGGGGAGTGGATCGCGTACCTCGACTGCGACGACGAGTTCGCCCCCGACCACCTGGCCCAGGCCCACGGTCAGTTGGGCGACGCCGATGTCCTGATGTTCCGGTATGACGTCGTCGAGGAACGACCCGGGCATCCCCACTTCGGCCGGACGACCACGCACGACCCGGCCACGGGCTTACATCGCATTCAGGTCGTCGGGGGCGACACGATCGCGGTCCCGCTCGGTGTCATCCACCGTAAAGAGTTGCTCGACCGGGCCGGGTACTTCGACGAGTCGCTCGGCCGCTTCCAGGGGCAGAGCGAGGACGCCGATTTGTGGCGGCGGTTCGCCCGGGTCGGGGCCCGAATCATCCCAGTACCGGCCGTGAGCGGCCGGTACCACGTCCGGGCGGACAGCCTAGCCCGGGCTCGCCCGCCGGCCCCGGCCACCGTCCATGATGATTCGCCGCTGGGCGGAGTCTGGGTGGACGACGGCCCCGAAGTCGTTTCGTCACCGGGACTCGACCCGCGGGTAACGCGGCCCCGGGTCATGTTCGCGTCATACCACTGCTACCAAGACCCGACAGGCGAAGCGGCGTTGTGTGCCCGCGACTTGTTCACCAGCCTGACCGCCCGCGGATGGATCTGTGAGGTGTTCACGGGTCCCGCCCTCGATGATCCGAGCGCCCCGCCCATCGGCTTTCACCTCCGCGGGCGACCGGGAGTCCGGACCTTACTCGGAACGGCCGGTCCGCTCGGATTCTCCCTCTACTCGGAGACCATCCCTGGCGGGTTACCTGTCACCGTGTTCGCATCCGACCCGCCCGCCGCCGCCCGGCCCCCGTCGACGGCCGAGGCGAAGACGTTCCTGGCCGTTCTCAAGGATTACCTGGAGAAATTCCGTCCCGACGTGGTGCTGACGAATGGTCACGACCTGGCTAGCGCCGGGATCGCCACACTCGCTCGTCGGGCGGGTGCCAAGGTGGGGTTCTGGCTGAACGATTTCACGCACCCAGACCCGCGGTCACTTGGCGGCTACGACGCGGTGATTGTCCCGTCCGAGTTCAGCCGCGTACACCACCGAGCGCTTCTCGGAATCGATTGCGTCGTCCTCCCGCCGGTCATCGACCCGATCCGGGTGACTGTGGACCGGACGCAAGGAAGGGAACACGTAACATTCGTGAGCCCGGAGCCTACCAAAGGGGTGTTTTGGTTCGCACGAATCGCGGACGTCCTCGGACGATCCCGGCCGGACATCCCGCTCCAGATCGTGGCGGGCTCAAGCCAGGAGGACTGGATCAATGTGTGTGGGGTGAATCGGAACGAAGTTCCGTCCATCCGGGTGATGGCGAACGCGCCGAATCGGCAGCAGTTTTTCCATCGGAGCAAACTGATCCTCATGCCGTCGGTGGTTCAGGAGTCGTTCGGGCGGGTGGAGGTCGAGGCGATGCTGAACGGAATTCCGGTGATTGCGAGCGACCGGGGAGCCTTGCCCGAGGTGGTTGGAGCCGGCGGAAAGTGCATACCAATCCCGACCCAAAGCACCGCGGACACGCGAACACTGCCTACGACAGCGGAAGTCGAAAAGTGGGTCGCAGTCATCATCCGATTGTGGGACAATCCCACCGAATACTCGACGGCTTCGGAGGCGGCAAGAAAGACGGCGATTCGTTGGCATCCTGACGTGGTTGTACCGCGGTGGGAGAAATTCTTGGCGCATTTCCCGGCAGTCGTGCAAGTACGCCCGCTCTAA
- a CDS encoding methyltransferase domain-containing protein yields the protein MRIASAEGSRPCGVPIYYHRCPTCQFLFTIAFDRFSKDDFRCHIYNKQYARIDPDCDLLRPRGNAGRLGRLFAETKPERLLDYGGGNGRLAELLRAAGFPRVETYDPFVPRFATKPTERFDCIVSIEMVEHSTDPVGTFAEMNDLLTEPGLILFSTLLQPNDLDRRGLSWWYVGPRNGPVSLYTKAALDAIGRRFGLTRHSFDNNHHAFYRVLPAFAESFIRADVTVEDSR from the coding sequence CTGCGAATCGCGTCGGCGGAAGGTTCTCGACCGTGCGGTGTCCCGATTTATTACCATCGCTGCCCGACCTGCCAGTTCCTGTTCACCATCGCGTTTGACCGTTTCAGCAAGGACGATTTCCGATGTCACATTTACAACAAACAGTACGCACGCATCGATCCCGATTGCGATCTGCTCCGCCCGCGGGGGAACGCCGGCCGGCTCGGTCGCCTGTTCGCGGAGACGAAGCCGGAACGGTTGCTCGATTACGGTGGCGGCAACGGCCGACTCGCGGAGCTATTGCGGGCTGCCGGGTTCCCGCGGGTCGAGACCTACGACCCGTTCGTTCCCCGCTTCGCGACGAAGCCGACGGAGCGATTCGACTGCATCGTGAGCATCGAAATGGTGGAGCATTCGACCGACCCTGTCGGCACGTTTGCCGAGATGAACGATCTTCTGACCGAACCCGGGCTGATTCTGTTCTCGACGTTGCTCCAACCGAACGACCTGGACCGACGGGGATTGAGTTGGTGGTATGTCGGGCCGCGAAACGGCCCCGTCTCTCTCTACACGAAGGCGGCGCTCGACGCGATCGGCCGGCGGTTCGGTTTGACGCGGCATTCGTTCGACAACAACCACCACGCGTTCTACCGAGTGCTCCCGGCGTTCGCCGAGTCGTTCATCCGGGCCGACGTTACGGTCGAGGACAGTCGGTAA